GGACGGTGCTCCGGGCAGGCGCTCATGCCCGCCTGGATGCGGCTGCATCCTTTGCCGTTCGCGTCCGGCGTACGGGAACGCATCCGTTCACCTCCCAAGAGCTAGCCGCCGATCTGGGGGATTGCATCTCCCGCCAGTATCCCCAAATCCACGTGGACCTGATGCATCCCGAGAAAGAGATCTCCGTGGAGATCCGGGGCGACCGCTGCTATGTGTACACCCAGCGTATCCGCGGGCCGGGCGGGATACCGCTCGGCGTGGAGGGAACCCTCGTCGTGCTGATGTCTGGGGGGATCGACTCCCCGGTGGCGGCGTGGATGATGATGAAGAGAGGGTGCCGCATCGTTCCCCTCTACATCGGCCTCACGGGATTCCTGGACGAGACCGCCCTTGGCCGTGTGGAGCGGGTGATAGAGCGGCTGCAGGAGTACCAGCCGGATATCGAGCTCGCCGTGATCCAGGATGACTACCTGCAGGCTGCAAGGGCGGAGCTGGTGCGGGAGGGGCTGGAACGCTACATATGTCTCATCTGCAAGCGGAGGATGTACCGCCTGGCGGAAGAGCGCGCCCGCGCCATCGGGGCGAAGGGTATCGTGACCGGGGAGTCGCTGGGCCAGGTCGCCTCCCAGACGCTTGATAACCTCGAGGTTCTCTCCGATGCCGCAACGATACCGCTGTACCGCCCCCTGATCGGTTTCGATAAGGAGGATATCGTGCGGATCGCACGGGAGATCGGGACCTACGAGCCATCCACGATCCGCACGACCGGCTGCCGGGCGGTCCCGGCAAAACCCGCGACACGGGCGGATGTCGATCGGATCCGGAGAATCGAGAGGAGGATCCAGGAGAGCATCGGAGGAGCGGCTCCGATCTGACACTTGGTGGGTCCGGCAGCAACGATCTGCTCTTGTCGCCCTTCGAGAGAGAGGGAGGAGGGGGTGCAACCGGCACTGCCGGTATTCCAGAATAAGGGAGAGCATGCTCTGGGACCAGAGACCTCGCCCCTCCCGCTCCCCGCTTCTCCATGCGATAACCCTGATATAGAGAGGCATCTCTGTTATCGCGATTCACAGTCCCATATGGGCCAATCGCACTAGTCCCCTCCCCTCGGAGAGGGGAGGGGGCGGCCCTGAAAGGGCCGCGGGGAGGGGAGGATCCAGACCACTGTAACCGATAGAATACCATGGGTTAGGTGCAAAAATGCGCCGCGAGGGTTTGTCTGCAGAGCGCTGCAACCCGGGGCTCGGTACAATCTTGCTGCCGGATCCCCATTCAGAGATCTCTTCATGGCACGTGCAGGAGCCGGAGATTTCTTT
The genomic region above belongs to Methanomicrobiales archaeon and contains:
- the thiI gene encoding tRNA uracil 4-sulfurtransferase ThiI → MPASLDGSISTDETGPEQPEERSGLEWLWMVRYSEIALKSEPVRRQWEKVLVTNILQVLPGVRAERERGRIWLSGRVDPKKLKKVPGITSFSPCLSCTLSELHGTVLRAGAHARLDAAASFAVRVRRTGTHPFTSQELAADLGDCISRQYPQIHVDLMHPEKEISVEIRGDRCYVYTQRIRGPGGIPLGVEGTLVVLMSGGIDSPVAAWMMMKRGCRIVPLYIGLTGFLDETALGRVERVIERLQEYQPDIELAVIQDDYLQAARAELVREGLERYICLICKRRMYRLAEERARAIGAKGIVTGESLGQVASQTLDNLEVLSDAATIPLYRPLIGFDKEDIVRIAREIGTYEPSTIRTTGCRAVPAKPATRADVDRIRRIERRIQESIGGAAPI